The following are encoded in a window of Drosophila simulans strain w501 chromosome 3L, Prin_Dsim_3.1, whole genome shotgun sequence genomic DNA:
- the LOC27207223 gene encoding uncharacterized protein LOC27207223, with translation MKRRFSNVSHDLLVYISTFHTLCTSTYKAMTRKLWLLPIALLLASSEASFDSCHFMLENEIPFTLVCKAEYSTDLKLNYRDIWLSADVPYWLWWRRLPSVEMLISFYESPISACENVSLSLNCLHCADSDELGIHIRPESIHCFDFSFSYVRDLMKHCGLSPATKFDRVAILYARRVPNRDIPSRSARTRPWTLGLRLP, from the coding sequence ATGAAGCGTCGCTTTTCAAATGTCAGCCATGATTTATTAGTCTACATTTCTACATTCCATACTCTATGTACATCGACCTACAAAGCCATGACACGGAAACTGTGGCTGCTCCCGATCGCATTACTTCTGGCCTCTTCCGAGGCCTCCTTCGACTCCTGCCACTTCATGCTAGAAAACGAAATTCCATTTACGCTGGTTTGCAAGGCTGAATACAGCACCGACCTGAAGCTGAACTACCGAGACATTTGGCTCAGTGCCGACGTGCCCTACTGGCTTTGGTGGAGACGACTGCCCAGTGTGGAGATGCTGATCTCCTTTTATGAGTCGCCCATATCGGCGTGTGAGAACGTTAGCCTGAGCCTCAACTGCCTCCATTGTGCGGACTCCGATGAGCTAGGCATACACATTCGGCCCGAGAGCATCCACTGCTTTGACTTCTCCTTCTCCTACGTGCGGGACCTGATGAAGCACTGTGGCCTGTCGCCGGCCACGAAGTTCGATCGCGTCGCCATTTTGTATGCGCGGCGGGTTCCCAATCGTGATATTCCCTCTCGGTCCGCCAGGACTCGTCCTTGGACCCTGGGACTCAGGCTTCCCTGA
- the LOC27206650 gene encoding uncharacterized protein LOC27206650 — translation MRLYFTFFGISIVFLAPLLQILAIHSTGNCTFAKNVTLKFVCKGNVPKDMYTMFRDNRAPPDTPYSVWQTEEGGSVLLVSFYTTMFPNYDTINLQEGEMDLGQFFLATKGRNTNNLLFVTPSTLHCFPFGLRYTNELKRHCLGQDISEGGVLTKNPIIHYGSLSIKTPDLPKSDATSPSLKRNLLLVVCAVIIY, via the coding sequence ATGCGCTTATACTTTACCTTTTTTGGAATATCAATCGTTTTTTTGGCTCCCTTGCTTCAAATTCTTGCCATACACAGCACTGGGAATTGCACCTTCGCCAAGAATGTCACTCTTAAGTTCGTGTGCAAGGGAAATGTCCCCAAGGATATGTATACAATGTTTCGGGACAACCGAGCTCCGCCCGACACTCCCTACAGTGTTTGGCAGACCGAAGAGGGCGGCTCCGTTCTCCTGGTATCGTTTTACACCACAATGTTTCCAAACTATGATACCATCAATCTGCAGGAAGGCGAGATGGATCTTGGCCAATTCTTTCTAGCCACCAAGGGAAGAAATACCAACAATCTTCTTTTTGTGACACCGTCTACCCTTCACTGCTTCCCCTTCGGTCTGCGCTATACGAATGAGCTAAAAAGGCACTGTCTGGGCCAAGACATAAGTGAGGGAGGTGTCCTTACCAAGAACCCCATTATTCACTACGGCTCGCTTAGTATAAAAACCCCCGACTTGCCAAAGAGTGATGCAACTTCGCCAAGTCTGAAAAGAAACCTGCTTCTTGTCGTGTGTGCGGTGATCATTTACTAA